In Tautonia marina, the genomic stretch CTCGCACCTCGGCCTGCTCGTCACCAAGCGCCTGAACAAGATCATCAGCCTGCCTTGCCTGAAAGACCACGGCGCCTCGGGCGTGACCGGCTGCCTGAAGAACATGAGCCACGGCCTGGTCAACAACGTCGAGCGGTCGCACTCGACCCCGGCGGCCAACGCCACGAACACGTTCATCCCGTCGATCGTCCAGCACCCGATCATCCGGGCCAAGTGCGTCTTGCAGATCATGGACGGCATCCGAGGCATCTGGCAAGGCGGGCCGTTCGGCAACAACGCCGACTGGGCCTGGGATTACAACGCCCTGCTCGTCGGCACCGACCCGGTGGCGATCGACCACGTGGAATGGGACATCATCGACGCCAAGCGGGCCGAGATGGGCGTGCCCGGCGTCGGCGCCGTTGGCAAGCTCGCGGCCGACCCGTTCCAGCGCGAAGGCTTCGACATCCGCCAGCCGCAACACATCGCCCTGGCCGGCAACCTCGGGCTCGGCTATTTCGACTACCGATCGCCGCTCGGCCGTCGTCGGTCGATCAACCACCGGGTCATCCAGGTCGGCTAGCGCGCAGGTCGGCTGGCGCGGCGTCCGCCTCACATGGCGGATTGACCGTGCCGCGGACCCCTCTCCCCGCTCGCGGGGGAGAGGGTGGCCGCAGGCCGGGTGAGGGGGGCCGACCACCTCGACACGCAACGGGAAACCGCTCGCATGGAGCCCTGACCATGCGATTACGCTTGCTGATTGCCGCGCAACTGGCCTGGGTTTCCCTCGCCGGGGTCCTCTGCCGGGGCCTCTTGCCCAAGGCGATTGCCGAATGGGTCGAAGGCATTGTGGCCCCGACGTACCTGTTCGCCCTGTTCGGGTTTCCGGTGCTGGTCATCCTCGCGGTGCGTCGGGAGCATTGGCCGGAATGGCGATTCTGGCTGGTCGGCCTGATCCAGACCGCACTGACGTTCGCCACCTTGCTCGCGGTGATGCCGGCCTTCCAGTGATGCGTCTGCGCGCCGGTGGTCTGTTTGGCCCTTGACGCTCACCCTTCGAGCCGGGGCTTCCATCGCCTCGGGAAGACGTCAAAGGCCGCCTGGTACGTTGCTTCCAGGGGGACTTCGACGCATCCCCGAGGCAAGAGGAACAGGGGCATGTCGGTCAGGCGATCGCCCACGGCGGCCGGCACGACGAAGGCACGGATCGTCTCGTCCGTCTCGTAGCTGGCGAGCGTCAAGGGGCGCTCCTGCTTCGGGAGCGGACGGCCGTCGATCGCTTCCCAGATCAGGGCGTGGATACCGTTCGGGTCGCGGGGGCCGGGCGGCAGCAGGTCGAGGATCATCAGGTGGATCTTCTGGTCGAGCAGGAAGGCCGCCTTGCGGACGAACTGCTCGATTGCCATCTGGCTGTGCTTGTTGCCGGGCGAGACGACCTCGACAATCGCCACCACCCGATCATCGCTGACGTGCCGGACCGTGACGCTCGCCGCCTTGCGCCGGTAAAACTCCATGTCGGTCTCGGCCGACGGAGCAAGCTTCGGCTCGGCCAGGGCAAGGCCCCCCGCCCCCGGATTCGGACCGAGGGGCGACCAGGAGCCGTTCGAGCCGTTCGAGCCGTTCGAGCCGTTCGAGCCGTCGGGCTCGTCGTCCGGCGCAGCACCCTGGAGCGTCAAGACATCGGGGCCGAACCCGCCGGTCACCTGCTCGGCCATCGCGTAGTAATCCGGCGGCAGCACCCTGGCATTCAGAATACGCTTGATCTCCTCAATCCAGGCGTGGTGGAAATCGTGGAAGACCCCGGCTTCGACACGGGTCCAGTCGTGAATCGGCATGGGGCACCTCCGTTCGGTTCGATGATACCAACAACGGGAAGAGGGTCGCAGCGCAAAAGCACCGGGCGATCCTCACGCCTTGGAGGAGACCAAGGCCCGGATTCCAAACGGCAACGGCCCACCCGCTCGCCTTGCGAAAGGATGTCACGCCGGGCAGACGGTGCCGTAAAGTTCATTGGGCCGCGACGCCCCTTCGGAACGCCGGTCGGCAAACCGAGGCACGCGACGGGGTGACGCGTTGCCTCGATCATGCATGGTGTCGTAGAATGGATCGAACCAGCTCATCTCCTTGATCGAATTCAAATCAAGTGACGTGAGAAAAAGGGTCTCCAACGCATCCGACGCGAGGACGGAGGGAGGAGCCTTGATGAGAGGTCTGGCGAGCAGGATGCGGCAGTGGGTGGCCGAGCAATGGGCCCACCTGCGCGAGGCCCGGTCGTCGATCGTGGCCACGGCGTATGGCGTCAGCCTCCTGGTTCATCTGGCGATCCTCGGCATGTTGACGGTCGCTGGTGTCCTGATGGGCCGCGAGGTCGCGCGGTCGATCGAGGCGTCAATCGTCGATACGGCCCTGCCCGATCTCGAACGGCTCGACGCCACCGAACTGCTCGAAACCGATCTGGAGGCGACGCTCGACCCGGTCCTGGCGAAGACTGCCCCTCGCTTTTCTCCTCGGATTGTCGAGGACATCGCCGAGCCCGATCCCGAGCTTCAGATCGACCCGCTTTCGGTCGCCCCGTCGATGCTCTTGCCCTCGGCCACCACGCTGAGCACCCGCGTGGAACTCCGAGGAGACGGGGCCGAGCATGTCGATGGCGTCGAGGGGGCGGTCGATCGCCTTGCCCTGGAAATCCTTCGCCAGCTCGACAAGGGGCGTGTGCTGGTCGTCTGGATGTTCGACGCCTCGGGCAGCCTGCACGCCGAACGCGAGCGGCTGGCCGAACACATCGGCAAGGTCTATGAGAACGTGCTGGCCAGGCCCGAAGGCTCGTTGGCTCACGAAGGAGGGCTGCTGACGATGGTCGTCGCCTTCGGATCGGGTCGCAAGACGATGACCGAGGAACCGACCGACGACACGGCCGCGATCATCTCGGCCATCCAGGGCGTCCCGCTCGACGAAACGGGCGAGGAGACGACGTTCCAGACCGTGCTTGACGTCGCCCGCCGCTGGGGATCGTTCAAGAAGGACAAGGAACCGTACCGGACAATGGCGATCCTCGTCACCGATGAGGTGGGAGACGACGAGGAGAAGCTCGAACCGGCCATCGCCGCGGCGAAGAAATCGGACATGCCCGTCTATGTCCTCGGCAACTCGGCTCTGTTCGGCCGGGCCGAAGGCTACATGGACTACACCGACCCGAAGACCGGCCAGTTTTACCGTCGCCTGCCGGTTCGCCAGGGGCCCGAGAGTGTCGCCCTGGAACAGATCCGCCTGCCCTTCTGGTATCAAGGCCCGCAGCACACGGAACTCGACGCCGGCTTCGGCCCGCACGCCCTGAGCCGACTGGCCGCGACGACCGGCGGCATCTACTTCGTCACCCGGATGGGCAGCAGCCGGCCGACCTTCGACCC encodes the following:
- a CDS encoding DUF4058 family protein — translated: MPIHDWTRVEAGVFHDFHHAWIEEIKRILNARVLPPDYYAMAEQVTGGFGPDVLTLQGAAPDDEPDGSNGSNGSNGSNGSWSPLGPNPGAGGLALAEPKLAPSAETDMEFYRRKAASVTVRHVSDDRVVAIVEVVSPGNKHSQMAIEQFVRKAAFLLDQKIHLMILDLLPPGPRDPNGIHALIWEAIDGRPLPKQERPLTLASYETDETIRAFVVPAAVGDRLTDMPLFLLPRGCVEVPLEATYQAAFDVFPRRWKPRLEG
- a CDS encoding vWA domain-containing protein codes for the protein MRGLASRMRQWVAEQWAHLREARSSIVATAYGVSLLVHLAILGMLTVAGVLMGREVARSIEASIVDTALPDLERLDATELLETDLEATLDPVLAKTAPRFSPRIVEDIAEPDPELQIDPLSVAPSMLLPSATTLSTRVELRGDGAEHVDGVEGAVDRLALEILRQLDKGRVLVVWMFDASGSLHAERERLAEHIGKVYENVLARPEGSLAHEGGLLTMVVAFGSGRKTMTEEPTDDTAAIISAIQGVPLDETGEETTFQTVLDVARRWGSFKKDKEPYRTMAILVTDEVGDDEEKLEPAIAAAKKSDMPVYVLGNSALFGRAEGYMDYTDPKTGQFYRRLPVRQGPESVALEQIRLPFWYQGPQHTELDAGFGPHALSRLAATTGGIYFVTRMGSSRPTFDPSGMREYRPDWVSAGQYRAAASRSPLRSAVLAAAQITQQNLPGQPSLVFPTAGTPQFKEAMERNQTIAARVMYTVEEALGPIQSAASYRDRETSRRWQAHYDLMRARLLAVKIRCYEYDWACAQMKVNPRPFDNEKSNAWRLEPDSEIHYSPSAQRAGEEARELLERVMTEHRGTPWAVLAQRELRDPFGFKWVETYVPPPPPPSDNGGAARKKNQPNANGPAAPVPKL